The Betta splendens chromosome 7, fBetSpl5.4, whole genome shotgun sequence genome includes a window with the following:
- the LOC114858319 gene encoding protein Wnt-7a: protein MSRRTRRWILRVLLCLGIVYLKIGGFSSVVALGASIICNKIPGLAPRQRIICQSRPDAIIVIGEGAQMGINECQFQFKSGRWNCSALGERTVFGKELKVGSKEAAFTYAIIAAGVAHAITAACTQGNLSDCSCDADKQGFYSKDQGWKWGGCSADVSYGLGFSKVFIDAREVKQNARTLMNLHNNEVGRKVLEKNMRLECKCHGVSGSCTTKTCWTTLPKFRELGYILKEKYGQALQVEAVKASRNKRPKFLKIKKPHSYRKPMDTDLVYIDKSPNYCEADPVTGSLGTQGRVCNKTMMQHISGCDLMCCGRGYNTHQYSRVWQCNCKFLWCCYVKCNTCSERTEVYTCK, encoded by the exons ATGAGTCGGAGAACGCGCCGCTGGATTCTAAGAGTTTTATTATGTCTGGGAATTGTTTATTTGAAAATTGG TGGCTTCTCGTCGGTGGTGGCCTTAGGTGCGAGCATAATCTGTAACAAGATCCCCGGTTTGGCTCCCAGACAGCGGATTATCTGCCAGAGTCGCCCCGATGCCATTATCGTCATCGGAGAGGGAGCGCAAATGGGCATCAACGAGTGTCAGTTTCAGTTCAAAAGCGGGCGCTGGAACTGCTCTGCGCTTGGAGAGAGGACAGTCTTCGGAAAAGAGTTGAAAGTGG GCAGCAAAGAGGCTGCGTTCACCTACGCCATCATCGCCGCCGGCGTGGCGCACGCCATCACCGCCGCCTGCACGCAGGGAAACCTGAGCGACTGCAGCTGCGACGCGGACAAGCAGGGCTTCTACAGCAAAGACCAGGGCTGGAAGTGGGGCGGCTGCTCTGCAGACGTCAGCTACGGCCTGGGCTTCTCCAAAGTCTTCATCGACGCGCGGGAGGTCAAGCAGAACGCGAGGACCCTCATGAACCTGCACAACAACGAGGTGGGACGCAAG GTTCTGGAGAAGAACATGCGGCTGGAGTGCAAGTGCCACGGCGTCTCCGGCTCCTGCACCACCAAGACCTGCTGGACCACGCTCCCCAAGTTCCGCGAGCTGGGCTACATCCTGAAGGAGAAGTACGGCCAGGcgctgcaggtggaggcggTGAAGGCCAGCCGCAACAAGCGGCCCAAGTTCCTGAAGATCAAGAAGCCGCACTCGTACAGGAAGCCCATGGACACGGACCTGGTCTACATCGACAAGTCGCCCAACTACTGCGAGGCCGACCCGGTGACCGGCAGCCTGGGCACGCAGGGCCGCGTGTGCAACAAGACCATGATGCAGCACATCAGCGGCTGCGACCTGATGTGCTGCGGCCGCGGATACAACACGCACCAGTACTCGCGCGTGTGGCAGTGCAACTGCAAGTTCCTGTGGTGCTGCTACGTCAAGTGCAACACGTGCAGCGAGAGGACAGAGGTGTACACGTGCAAATGA